One region of Culex pipiens pallens isolate TS chromosome 2, TS_CPP_V2, whole genome shotgun sequence genomic DNA includes:
- the LOC120412823 gene encoding uncharacterized protein LOC120412823 — MWAVSGVALRLCLVALILARVEAVNPSPNLDFTEAEDLNDDNGFVSVYKNYPKIQVTVDTSKLKRVAQPESDDSSSGSSGSSGSESVERQTVGVRTDITIEISEESINETNTVDGKIDTGKKDGPSSGGRKDGKGGVDDDNASVPVFKGMGGIPTKGKPTKPISPNDVNDNRPIVTVRPPVVTYGHRTDDRKPPGPHEGWNRFQPVGVWTTERPYLRRIDYDFRGNPVYVKTYVPYHATHHQDVNGSWKPCYCNVYQPWDRAPSNPVLPTPRRKVDDKVDIPYKQHRD, encoded by the exons ATGTGGGCGGTTTCGGGAGTTGCGTTGCGATTGTGTTTGGTGGCGTTGATCCTTGCGCGGGTTGAAGCGGTGAATCCTTCGCCGAATCTGGACTTTACCGAAGCGGAAGATTTGAACGATGATAATGGTTTTGTGAGTGTGTACAAGAACTACCCGAAAATCCAGGTGACGGTCGATACTTCGAAGTTGAAACGTGTTGCGCAGCCGGAAAGTGACGATAGTAGTTCGGGGAGTTCCGGCAGTTCGGGCTCGGAATCGGTCGAACGGCAGACCGTTGGAGTGCGCACCGACATTACGATCGAAATATCCGAGGAGTCCATCAATGAAACAAACACCGTTGATGGAAAAATAGATACCGGAAAAAAGGATGGACCATCTAGTGGGGGAAGAAAAGATGGCAAGGGAGGTGTGGACGATGATAATGCCAGTGTGCCAGTGTTCAAAGGGATGGGAGGTATTCCGACTAAGGGAAAACCTACAAAGCCAATTTCGCCAAATGATGTGAATGATAACAGACCGATTGTGACAGTAAGGCCACCGGTCGTCACATACGGACATAGAACGGATGACCGCAAGCCGCCAGGACCTCATGAAGGATGGAACCGATTTCAGCCAGTCGGTGTGTGGACTACCGAGAGACCGTACTTGCGGAGGATCGATTATGATTTTAGAG GCAATCCCGTGTACGTTAAAACGTACGTACCGTACCACGCCACTCATCATCAGGACGTAAACGGAAGCTGGAAACCGTGCTACTGCAACGTCTACCAACCCTGGGATCGTGCTCCGTCCAACCCGGTGCTCCCGACTCCTCGACGAAAGGTCGACGACAAGGTGGACATACCCTACAAACAGCACCGAGATTAG
- the LOC120412818 gene encoding uncharacterized protein LOC120412818 isoform X2 yields the protein MIKPKLLLVLLLGSCLSVITSGNDDATLFHANSLDNVKGHHFSQHEATVNAARRGAAERLARISAGGVGNPCGTTICYSSSGFSDNNDAETIGQGIVGFASGASGSTSASSSKYQASALEGAAPIYPVAGGSKSSYVSSSHRQSSSSVASGVPNYIAATDGVKTRSSFGSTSGSSYGSSSGATLVQPVIAAAYPIGQESSHSSLSSANRELYTYPVPVVDASNAYKSRSNYAASSERQASSVVQPVPVYSSGDQASRYIASGRQDSYQGYRPSNTYVVYSKPVPVQVYTPVTSNLETSARFANADSNVYTQAPVKVVYPVRSSSQYSANDEQQTYTASAAQPVYSSSADRASQGSNYRSSSSYQPVYQPVYGGQVATAERSEESRRHSSERVGYPVDNTLLRTSAHNERHEDYNRRGSTYVPHAAGSGSVSKYSTYDQAQHANVAGTYVPIVPVTTDSRYSAQDQRHSTAYNSAVVQPVIGTAASSSSSKYSAEERRQQQTAGGQYYPAGSATLGSRYASSEAQSAHNRQHSQVAGGYSPYPITNDALGRQFGAAGIGQLGTHTDLNELMTEAERLAKVQAQNAHNGAVSGSAAIDTENRFGGGSDDAVSGGTGGSGFQRTKSWSSSSKWASGQKYGDDGKVKSYSSLSTAESEQHNINGKKTGYKAATSTLEDDGKVSTYSLHTP from the exons atgatCAAACCAAAGCTTCTTTTGGTGCTACTACTTGGAAGTTGTTTATCAG TTATCACATCGGGAAACGACGATGCCACGCTATTTCACGCAAACAG TCTAGACAATGTTAAGGGACA tcACTTCTCTCAACACGAGGCAACGGTAAATGCTGCTCGTAGAGGAGCAGCCGAACGACTTGCACGGATCAGCGCTGGAGGTGTAGGAAATCCTTGTGGCACTACGATTTGTTATAGTAGTTCAGG ATTTTCTGATAACAATGATGCAGAAACAATTGGACAGGGAATCGTCGGGTTTGCCAGTGGAGCATCAGGATCTACGAGTGCTAGTAGTTCCAAGTATCAGGCAAGTGCTCTAGAAGGCGCCGCTCCGATTTATCCAGTTGCAGGTGGCTCCAAATCCAGCTATGTGAGTTCATCACACCGCCAGAGTTCATCGAGTGTCGCTTCCGGTGTGCCAAACTATATTGCTGCAACGGATGGGGTTAAGACGAGATCCAGCTTTGGAAGCACGAGTGGATCAAGTTATGGATCATCCAGTGGTGCTACTCTAGTCCAACCAGTAATTGCTGCTGCTTATCCCATTGGACAAGAATCTTCGCATAGTTCTCTATCCAGCGCAAACCGTGAACTGTATACCTACCCAGTGCCGGTTGTGGATGCCAGTAACGCATACAAATCGAGATCAAACTATGCTGCATCTTCTGAGAGACAAGCATCTTCGGTAGTACAACCAGTACCAGTTTATTCGTCTGGTGATCAGGCTTCTCGGTATATTGCTTCCGGAAGACAAGACAGCTATCAAGGTTACAGGCCATCAAATACGTACGTAGTATACAGCAAACCAGTTCCAGTGCAAGTTTATACTCCAGTGACATCAAATCTTGAAACATCCGCGCGATTCGCCAATGCCGATAGTAACGTTTATACGCAAGCACCGGTTAAGGTTGTGTATCCGGTTCGTAGCTCCAGCCAATATTCAGCCAATGACGAACAACAGACGTATACTGCAAGTGCGGCCCAGCCTGTCTACAGCAGTTCAGCAGATCGTGCATCGCAAGGATCCAACTACCGATCATCTTCGTCTTACCAACCGGTATACCAACCTGTTTATGGCGGACAAGTAGCAACTGCCGAAAGATCCGAGGAATCTCGTAGACATTCATCTGAAAGAGTGGGATATCCTGTTGATAATACGCTGCTACGAACATCCGCCCACAACGAACGTCACGAGGATTACAACCGTAGAGGAAGCACGTATGTTCCCCATGCAGCCGGCTCTGGGTCTGTCTCCAAGTATTCCACTTACGACCAAGCGCAACATGCCAATGTAGCAGGTACTTACGTTCCTATTGTTCCCGTAACGACCGACTCCCGGTATTCCGCTCAAGACCAACGTCACAGCACGGCCTACAACAGTGCAGTTGTACAACCCGTGATTGGTACTGCTGCATCCTCTTCATCCTCGAAGTACTCTGCCGAAGAAAGAAGACAACAGCAAACCGCTGGTGGCCAATATTATCCAGCTGGTTCCGCAACCTTAGGCTCACGCTACGCAAGTTCCGAGGCACAGAGTGCTCACAATCGTCAACACAGCCAGGTTGCTGGCGGATACAGTCCGTATCCGATCACGAACGATGCCCTCGGTAGACAGTTTGGAGCGGCCGGCATTGGCCAGCTTGGAACGCACACCGATCTGAACGAGCTGATGACGGAAGCCGAACGGTTGGCGAAGGTGCAGGCCCAAAATGCGCACAACGGTGCGGTATCCGGTAGCGCGGCCATTGATACGGAAAATCGGTTCGGAGGTGGAAGTGACGATGCTGTTAGTGGGGGTACTGGAGGAAGCGGATTCCAGCGTACAAAGTCTTGGTCGAGCAGCTCAAAGTGGGCTTCGGGACAAAAG TATGGAGACGACGGAAAGGTCAAGTCGTACAGCTCATTGTCAACGGCAGAAAGTGAGCAGCATAATATTAATGGAAAGAAGACTGGATACAAGGCTGCCACCAGTACGTTAGAAGATGATGGCAAAGTAAGCACCTACAGCTTGCATACGCCGTAA
- the LOC120412818 gene encoding uncharacterized protein LOC120412818 isoform X1 — MIKPKLLLVLLLGSCLSVITSGNDDATLFHANSHFSQHEATVNAARRGAAERLARISAGGVGNPCGTTICYSSSGFSDNNDAETIGQGIVGFASGASGSTSASSSKYQASALEGAAPIYPVAGGSKSSYVSSSHRQSSSSVASGVPNYIAATDGVKTRSSFGSTSGSSYGSSSGATLVQPVIAAAYPIGQESSHSSLSSANRELYTYPVPVVDASNAYKSRSNYAASSERQASSVVQPVPVYSSGDQASRYIASGRQDSYQGYRPSNTYVVYSKPVPVQVYTPVTSNLETSARFANADSNVYTQAPVKVVYPVRSSSQYSANDEQQTYTASAAQPVYSSSADRASQGSNYRSSSSYQPVYQPVYGGQVATAERSEESRRHSSERVGYPVDNTLLRTSAHNERHEDYNRRGSTYVPHAAGSGSVSKYSTYDQAQHANVAGTYVPIVPVTTDSRYSAQDQRHSTAYNSAVVQPVIGTAASSSSSKYSAEERRQQQTAGGQYYPAGSATLGSRYASSEAQSAHNRQHSQVAGGYSPYPITNDALGRQFGAAGIGQLGTHTDLNELMTEAERLAKVQAQNAHNGAVSGSAAIDTENRFGGGSDDAVSGGTGGSGFQRTKSWSSSSKWASGQKVTNSKIAL, encoded by the exons atgatCAAACCAAAGCTTCTTTTGGTGCTACTACTTGGAAGTTGTTTATCAG TTATCACATCGGGAAACGACGATGCCACGCTATTTCACGCAAACAG tcACTTCTCTCAACACGAGGCAACGGTAAATGCTGCTCGTAGAGGAGCAGCCGAACGACTTGCACGGATCAGCGCTGGAGGTGTAGGAAATCCTTGTGGCACTACGATTTGTTATAGTAGTTCAGG ATTTTCTGATAACAATGATGCAGAAACAATTGGACAGGGAATCGTCGGGTTTGCCAGTGGAGCATCAGGATCTACGAGTGCTAGTAGTTCCAAGTATCAGGCAAGTGCTCTAGAAGGCGCCGCTCCGATTTATCCAGTTGCAGGTGGCTCCAAATCCAGCTATGTGAGTTCATCACACCGCCAGAGTTCATCGAGTGTCGCTTCCGGTGTGCCAAACTATATTGCTGCAACGGATGGGGTTAAGACGAGATCCAGCTTTGGAAGCACGAGTGGATCAAGTTATGGATCATCCAGTGGTGCTACTCTAGTCCAACCAGTAATTGCTGCTGCTTATCCCATTGGACAAGAATCTTCGCATAGTTCTCTATCCAGCGCAAACCGTGAACTGTATACCTACCCAGTGCCGGTTGTGGATGCCAGTAACGCATACAAATCGAGATCAAACTATGCTGCATCTTCTGAGAGACAAGCATCTTCGGTAGTACAACCAGTACCAGTTTATTCGTCTGGTGATCAGGCTTCTCGGTATATTGCTTCCGGAAGACAAGACAGCTATCAAGGTTACAGGCCATCAAATACGTACGTAGTATACAGCAAACCAGTTCCAGTGCAAGTTTATACTCCAGTGACATCAAATCTTGAAACATCCGCGCGATTCGCCAATGCCGATAGTAACGTTTATACGCAAGCACCGGTTAAGGTTGTGTATCCGGTTCGTAGCTCCAGCCAATATTCAGCCAATGACGAACAACAGACGTATACTGCAAGTGCGGCCCAGCCTGTCTACAGCAGTTCAGCAGATCGTGCATCGCAAGGATCCAACTACCGATCATCTTCGTCTTACCAACCGGTATACCAACCTGTTTATGGCGGACAAGTAGCAACTGCCGAAAGATCCGAGGAATCTCGTAGACATTCATCTGAAAGAGTGGGATATCCTGTTGATAATACGCTGCTACGAACATCCGCCCACAACGAACGTCACGAGGATTACAACCGTAGAGGAAGCACGTATGTTCCCCATGCAGCCGGCTCTGGGTCTGTCTCCAAGTATTCCACTTACGACCAAGCGCAACATGCCAATGTAGCAGGTACTTACGTTCCTATTGTTCCCGTAACGACCGACTCCCGGTATTCCGCTCAAGACCAACGTCACAGCACGGCCTACAACAGTGCAGTTGTACAACCCGTGATTGGTACTGCTGCATCCTCTTCATCCTCGAAGTACTCTGCCGAAGAAAGAAGACAACAGCAAACCGCTGGTGGCCAATATTATCCAGCTGGTTCCGCAACCTTAGGCTCACGCTACGCAAGTTCCGAGGCACAGAGTGCTCACAATCGTCAACACAGCCAGGTTGCTGGCGGATACAGTCCGTATCCGATCACGAACGATGCCCTCGGTAGACAGTTTGGAGCGGCCGGCATTGGCCAGCTTGGAACGCACACCGATCTGAACGAGCTGATGACGGAAGCCGAACGGTTGGCGAAGGTGCAGGCCCAAAATGCGCACAACGGTGCGGTATCCGGTAGCGCGGCCATTGATACGGAAAATCGGTTCGGAGGTGGAAGTGACGATGCTGTTAGTGGGGGTACTGGAGGAAGCGGATTCCAGCGTACAAAGTCTTGGTCGAGCAGCTCAAAGTGGGCTTCGGGACAAAAGGTAACTAATTCAAAAATtgctttataa
- the LOC120412824 gene encoding uncharacterized protein LOC120412824 codes for MRSFTVFGVIILMVSVNASPFVNLKLGSGNGLGSGLLLNKVKEIGEKVYESKREFINGVNEKISNMLWIPPLPSATTEIPTTEKQSEWIVEERNDKLVFPSNDELDDYETPNLAIYARSSFLSPDDLVDPKDRPNVAISVNNNFNLFGKSG; via the exons ATGAGGTCATTTACAGTTTTTGGAGTGATAATATTGATGGTTTCCGTGAATGCTT CTCCATTCGTTAATCTTAAACTTGGTAGTGGAAATGGACTTGGATCTGGACTATTGTTGAa CAAAGTGAAGGAAATTGGTGAAAAGGTGTACGAATCGAAACGGGAGTTTATAAATGGAGTCAACGAGAAGATATCCAATATGCTGTGGATTCCACCGCTGCCTTCTGCTACGACGGAGATcccaacaacagaaaaacagagTGAGTGGATTGTTGAGGAACGAAATGATAAGCTAGTCTTCCCATCTAATGACGAACTGGATGACTACGAGACACCAAATCTTGCAATC taCGCTCGGAGCAGTTTCCTGTCACCCGACGACCTGGTCGATCCTAAAGATAGACCAAATGTTGCAATTAGTGTAAATAATAACTTTAATTTATTCGGGAAATCCGGGTGA
- the LOC120412819 gene encoding general odorant-binding protein 45-like, with translation MKFYYSTLVVALVLPALTMAAHWKSPFLKSWKEAQDECADYLRLTDETVERYEKHGYPDEHSTHKLIHCILVTVNAWNEDSGVKDYVIKNFFYPSPSDTCYVNRTHECLCETVSPLPRHSQLKRAHKSFLCYYRNYGNIVSERQFVPYSDEEREENFERTYAIVNVPRSSLEEIAKGNALEVKEFPEIAFTYTVRTGFYEPENGVHRDRVFTNFGIPEILSEKTSCCEASVRQQYCEEPARVFQTFKQCYASFLPTLGTAQEVAKELLEKPVPSPPCKSCGGPAPCKSCPHSIPRHHPRPCYNGQCY, from the coding sequence atgaagttttattaTTCCACCCTGGTGGTAGCTTTGGTGCTGCCAGCATTAACCATGGCAGCCCATTGGAAATCACCATTCCTCAAGTCCTGGAAGGAGGCCCAGGACGAGTGTGCTGACTATCTGCGACTTACCGACGAAACTGTCGAGCGCTACGAGAAACACGGGTACCCCGATGAGCACAGCACCCACAAGCTGATCCACTGCATCCTGGTCACCGTGAACGCGTGGAATGAGGACTCTGGAGTCAAGGACTACGTCATCAAGAACTTCTTCTATCCATCGCCTTCGGATACCTGTTACGTGAACCGAACCCACGAGTGCCTTTGCGAGACTGTTTCACCGCTGCCTCGTCACTCCCAGCTGAAACGTGCTCACAAGTCATTCCTGTGCTACTATCGCAACTATGGAAACATTGTCAGCGAGCGTCAGTTTGTGCCCTACAGCGACGAAGAACGCGAGGAGAACTTTGAGCGGACCTACGCTATTGTCAACGTTCCTCGCAGCTCTCTTGAAGAGATCGCTAAGGGAAATGCCTTGGAGGTCAAAGAATTCCCAGAGATTGCTTTCACGTACACCGTCCGAACTGGATTTTACGAACCGGAAAATGGAGTCCATCGCGATCGTGTGTTCACCAACTTTGGTATTCCGGAGATTCTGAGCGAGAAGACCAGCTGCTGCGAGGCCTCTGTCCGTCAGCAATACTGCGAAGAACCGGCCAGGGTCTTCCAAACGTTCAAGCAGTGCTATGCAAGCTTCCTGCCAACACTTGGAACTGCTCAGGAGGTTGCCAAGGAGCTGCTGGAAAAGCCAGTCCCATCTCCACCGTGCAAGAGCTGTGGAGGACCAGCTCCGTGCAAATCGTGCCCGCACAGCATTCCAAGACACCACCCACGTCCTTGCTACAACGGACAATGctactga
- the LOC120412795 gene encoding uncharacterized protein LOC120412795 produces the protein MKISVWYQSALVLGLQLDTKSTRLTEMKFYCSTLVVALVLPALIMGSHWKSPHLKSWKEAQDECADYLQLTDETVERYENQGYPDEHSTHKLVHCILVTVNAWNEDTGVKDYVVKNFFYPSPSDTCYVNRTHECLCETVSPLPRHSQLKRAHKSFLCYYRNYGNIVSERQFVPYSDEEREENFERTYAIVDVPRCSLEEIAKGNALEVEEFPEIAFTYTIRTGFYEPENGVHRDRVFTNFGIPEILSEKTSCCEASVRQQYCEEPARVFQTFKQCYASFLPTLGTAQEVAKELLEKPVPPPPCKSCGGPAPCKSCPHSIPRNHPRPCYNGQCN, from the coding sequence ATGAAGATTTCGGTATGGTATCAGTCTGCATTGGTACTTGGCCTTCAACTCGACACCAAATCAACTCGTTTAACTGAAATGAAGTTCTATTGTTCCACATTGGTGGTAGCACTAGTCCTACCAGCACTAATCATGGGATCCCATTGGAAATCACCACACCTCAAGTCCTGGAAGGAGGCTCAGGATGAATGTGCCGACTATCTGCAACTTACCGACGAAACCGTTGAGCGCTACGAGAACCAAGGATATCCCGATGAACACAGCACCCACAAGCTGGTCCACTGTATTCTGGTCACCGTGAACGCGTGGAATGAAGACACTGGAGTCAAGGACTACGTCGTCAAGAACTTCTTCTATCCATCACCTTCGGATACCTGTTACGTGAACCGAACCCACGAGTGCCTTTGCGAGACTGTATCGCCGCTGCCTCGTCACTCCCAGCTGAAGCGTGCTCACAAGTCATTCCTGTGCTACTATCGCAACTATGGAAACATTGTCAGCGAGCGTCAGTTTGTGCCCTACAGCGACGAAGAACGCGAGGAAAACTTTGAGCGGACCTACGCTATTGTCGACGTTCCTCGCTGCTCCCTTGAAGAAATCGCCAAGGGAAATGCCTTGGAAGTCGAGGAATTCCCGGAGATTGCATTCACATACACCATCCGAACTGGATTTTATGAACCGGAAAATGGAGTCCATCGCGATCGTGTGTTCACCAACTTTGGCATTCCGGAGATTCTGAGCGAGAAGACCAGCTGCTGCGAGGCCTCTGTCCGTCAACAGTACTGCGAAGAACCGGCCCGAGTCTTCCAGACGTTCAAGCAGTGCTATGCAAGCTTCCTGCCAACACTTGGAACTGCTCAGGAGGTTGCCAAGGAGTTGCTTGAAAAGCCTGTCCCACCACCACCGTGCAAGAGCTGTGGAGGACCAGCCCCGTGCAAATCGTGCCCTCATAGCATTCCACGAAACCATCCTCGACCTTGTTACAACGGACAGTGCAACTGA